The following are from one region of the Sulfurimicrobium lacus genome:
- a CDS encoding AAA family ATPase — MAALNDEQLAKTSSLLNALRAELGKAMVGQKDVVEEVLIGLLAASHVLLEGVPGLGKTLLVKALARTFSGQFSRIQFTPDLMPSDVTGHTIFDAASSSFVTRKGPVFTHLLLADEINRAPAKTQAALLEVMQESQVTLEGKALPLPQPFMVLATQNPVEQEGTYPLPEAQLDRFLLKIRIAYPSREEEAALTRQVTERRTGGELAVEQVATVVGPQHIVSLQTATAHVEVDDRVLNYAVAIAAATRDFPGIALGAGPRGSISLVRAARGRALLAGRAFATPDDVKAVALPALRHRISTTPDAEIEGKDADALLRLLLDQVVALRA, encoded by the coding sequence ATGGCAGCTCTCAACGACGAACAGCTCGCGAAAACCTCTTCCCTGCTCAATGCCCTGCGCGCCGAACTCGGCAAGGCCATGGTGGGCCAGAAAGACGTGGTGGAGGAGGTGCTGATCGGCCTGCTGGCCGCTTCCCACGTGCTGCTCGAAGGCGTGCCCGGGCTCGGCAAGACCCTGCTGGTGAAGGCGCTGGCGCGCACTTTTTCGGGCCAGTTCTCGCGCATCCAGTTCACCCCTGACCTGATGCCGTCGGATGTCACCGGCCACACCATCTTCGACGCCGCCAGCAGCAGCTTCGTCACGCGCAAGGGGCCGGTGTTCACCCATCTGCTGCTGGCGGACGAAATCAACCGCGCGCCGGCCAAGACCCAGGCCGCGCTGCTGGAAGTCATGCAGGAGTCGCAGGTCACGCTGGAGGGCAAGGCGCTGCCCCTGCCGCAGCCGTTCATGGTGCTCGCCACCCAGAACCCGGTGGAGCAGGAGGGTACCTACCCCTTGCCGGAAGCCCAGCTCGACCGCTTCCTGCTGAAGATTCGCATCGCCTACCCGAGCCGCGAGGAGGAGGCGGCACTGACGCGCCAGGTCACCGAGCGCCGCACCGGCGGCGAGTTGGCGGTGGAGCAGGTGGCCACCGTGGTCGGACCGCAGCACATCGTTTCGCTGCAGACCGCCACCGCCCACGTCGAAGTGGACGACCGGGTGCTCAACTACGCGGTCGCCATCGCCGCCGCCACGCGCGATTTCCCCGGCATCGCGCTCGGCGCCGGGCCGCGCGGCAGCATCTCGCTGGTGCGCGCCGCACGGGGGCGCGCCTTGCTGGCCGGGCGAGCCTTCGCCACGCCGGACGACGTCAAGGCGGTCGCCCTGCCGGCGCTGCGCCACCGCATTTCTACCACACCCGACGCGGAAATCGAGGGCAAGGATGCCGATGCGCTGCTGCGCCTGCTGCTCGACCAGGTTGTGGCGCTGCGCGCCTGA
- a CDS encoding DUF58 domain-containing protein produces MIPHRPLLIAAWAWLALGLLAVIWAQLLALWLGAGAVLALTALLDAVLARRRGNPLSFERETSHSWPVGRQQNVTLKLACAARPAAGWIQDRHPDSFEAEGLPAAFRVAAGQWTKLSYRVLPDQRGVHRFGAAELRLVSPLGFWLTRHAVGEGQAVQVYPDFAKISQYALFAVDNRLSQIGLLRRRRRGEGLDFHQLREYRSDDSPRQIDWKATSRMGKLIARDYQDERDQQIVFMLDCGQRMRARDDALSHFDHTLNAMLLLAYVALRQGDAVGLSTFAHDTPRFFAPRKSLDTVQRLLNTVFDLQPSLRTPDYRIAGQHLAGRLTRRSLIVLLTNLRDEDDATLAPALAQLRRRHLVLVANLRETGLDRIMAEPVGDFDTALTFASATDYLKARERQIRMLQAAGARVLDAAPPQLPMALVNRYWELKRSGVF; encoded by the coding sequence ATGATCCCGCACCGCCCGCTGCTGATCGCCGCCTGGGCCTGGCTCGCGCTGGGCCTGCTGGCCGTGATCTGGGCGCAGCTGCTGGCGCTGTGGCTAGGTGCAGGCGCTGTATTGGCGCTGACGGCGCTGCTGGACGCCGTTCTCGCCCGGCGACGCGGCAACCCGCTGAGTTTCGAGCGCGAAACGAGCCATAGCTGGCCGGTGGGCCGGCAGCAGAACGTGACGCTCAAGCTCGCCTGCGCCGCACGTCCGGCGGCGGGGTGGATACAGGACCGCCACCCCGACTCCTTCGAGGCCGAAGGCTTGCCGGCGGCGTTTCGTGTCGCAGCGGGGCAGTGGACCAAGCTGTCCTACCGGGTGCTGCCGGACCAGCGCGGCGTCCACCGCTTCGGCGCGGCAGAGCTGCGCCTGGTTTCACCGCTGGGTTTCTGGCTCACTCGCCATGCCGTGGGCGAGGGGCAGGCGGTGCAGGTTTACCCCGATTTCGCCAAAATCTCCCAATACGCGCTGTTTGCTGTCGACAACCGTCTGTCGCAGATCGGCCTGCTGCGCCGGCGGCGGCGCGGCGAGGGGCTGGATTTTCACCAGCTGCGCGAGTATCGCAGCGACGACTCGCCGCGCCAGATCGACTGGAAGGCGACGTCGCGCATGGGCAAGCTGATCGCGCGCGACTACCAGGACGAGCGCGACCAGCAGATCGTGTTCATGCTCGACTGCGGCCAGCGCATGCGCGCGCGCGACGATGCCCTGTCGCACTTCGACCATACCCTCAACGCCATGCTGCTGCTGGCCTACGTGGCCCTGCGCCAGGGCGACGCGGTGGGGCTTTCAACCTTCGCCCACGATACGCCGCGCTTCTTCGCCCCGCGCAAGTCGCTGGACACCGTGCAGCGCCTGCTCAACACCGTGTTCGACCTGCAGCCCAGCCTGCGTACCCCGGATTACCGGATAGCGGGCCAGCACCTGGCGGGGCGCCTGACCCGGAGGTCGCTGATCGTGCTGCTCACCAACCTGCGCGACGAGGACGATGCCACCCTGGCCCCTGCGCTAGCGCAGTTGCGGCGGCGCCACCTGGTGCTGGTCGCCAACCTGCGCGAAACCGGGCTGGACCGTATCATGGCCGAGCCGGTGGGCGATTTCGATACGGCCCTGACTTTCGCTTCCGCCACCGATTATCTCAAGGCGCGCGAGCGCCAGATCAGGATGCTGCAGGCGGCGGGAGCCAGGGTGCTCGACGCGGCCCCGCCGCAGCTGCCGATGGCGCTGGTCAACCGCTACTGGGAGCTGAAGCGCAGTGGGGTGTTCTGA
- a CDS encoding BPSS1780 family membrane protein — translation MEPTSSSNPFSAPAARVSDYAAEEEGALLSEPERLDAGRGFAWIGEGWALYREAPGMWAGIILVLGIIFIVMSMIPLVNFVVSMIMPVFVGGLMLGCHDLERGEPLEFRHLFAGFQEHFGKLFVAGLIYAVSAFVVMFLSAFAMMGTMGMSVMTGGNPGAVAPLTILLWVAVMMALLVPLLMAIWFAPALIVRHDLGAIEALTLSFKGCLRNMLPFLLYGVVTLVLAFVATIPLGLGWLVLGPVMVAAQYVGYREIFVG, via the coding sequence ATGGAACCGACATCATCCTCAAATCCCTTCTCCGCGCCTGCGGCGCGCGTGTCCGACTACGCTGCCGAGGAGGAGGGCGCGCTGCTGTCCGAACCGGAACGGCTCGACGCCGGCCGCGGCTTCGCCTGGATAGGCGAGGGCTGGGCGCTGTACCGCGAAGCGCCGGGGATGTGGGCCGGCATCATCCTGGTGCTGGGCATAATCTTCATCGTCATGTCGATGATCCCGCTGGTCAACTTCGTGGTGTCCATGATCATGCCGGTGTTCGTCGGCGGGCTGATGCTCGGCTGCCATGACCTGGAGCGCGGCGAGCCGCTGGAATTCAGGCACCTGTTCGCCGGCTTTCAGGAGCATTTCGGCAAGCTGTTCGTTGCCGGCCTGATCTATGCCGTGAGCGCCTTTGTGGTGATGTTCCTGAGCGCGTTCGCGATGATGGGAACGATGGGGATGTCCGTGATGACCGGCGGCAACCCCGGTGCGGTCGCGCCGCTTACGATCTTGCTCTGGGTTGCGGTCATGATGGCTCTCCTGGTCCCCCTGCTGATGGCGATCTGGTTCGCGCCGGCGCTGATCGTCAGGCACGACCTTGGCGCGATTGAGGCGCTCACGCTGAGCTTCAAGGGTTGCCTGCGCAACATGCTCCCCTTCCTGCTGTACGGCGTTGTCACGCTGGTGCTGGCCTTCGTCGCCACCATTCCGTTGGGTTTGGGCTGGTTGGTGCTGGGGCCGGTGATGGTCGCCGCGCAGTACGTCGGCTACCGGGAAATCTTCGTTGGCTGA
- a CDS encoding RDD family protein — translation MAELSALDTLRRVATPEGCELTLRLAGPVVRARAWLIDAVARWMILVIALVVLSRLGGFGYGLAAIAYFVVGILYPILFEVYWNGQSPGKRLSGLRVLRDDGTPIDWSAATARNLLRFVDALPLGYATALAAMWINPDGKRLGDILAGTVVTYTASANGKTKPVETRRHGIPEAPPFPLTQEEQRALLEFHQRAPLLTEERAEELAQLALPLTAGLEGGAARARLDRIAEYHMGVALRERSQ, via the coding sequence TTGGCTGAGCTGTCCGCGCTCGACACCCTCCGGCGCGTGGCGACGCCGGAAGGCTGCGAACTGACCCTGCGCCTGGCGGGGCCGGTGGTGCGCGCGCGCGCCTGGCTGATCGACGCCGTCGCGCGCTGGATGATCCTGGTCATCGCGCTCGTGGTGCTGAGCAGGCTCGGCGGGTTCGGCTACGGGCTGGCCGCCATCGCCTATTTCGTCGTCGGAATTCTGTACCCGATCCTGTTCGAGGTGTACTGGAACGGCCAGTCGCCGGGCAAGCGGCTGTCCGGCCTGCGGGTGCTGCGCGACGACGGCACGCCGATCGACTGGAGTGCCGCCACCGCGCGCAACCTGCTGCGCTTCGTCGATGCGCTGCCGCTCGGCTATGCGACAGCCCTCGCGGCGATGTGGATCAATCCGGACGGCAAGCGCCTGGGCGACATCCTGGCCGGCACGGTGGTGACCTACACCGCAAGTGCCAACGGCAAGACCAAGCCCGTCGAGACGCGGCGCCACGGCATACCCGAAGCACCGCCTTTTCCCCTGACGCAGGAAGAGCAACGCGCCTTGCTGGAGTTCCACCAGCGCGCCCCGCTGCTGACGGAAGAACGCGCGGAAGAACTGGCGCAGCTGGCGCTGCCGCTGACTGCCGGGCTGGAGGGAGGAGCGGCCCGGGCACGGCTGGACCGGATTGCCGAGTATCATATGGGAGTGGCGTTGCGGGAGAGGTCGCAGTAG
- a CDS encoding TetR/AcrR family transcriptional regulator, whose translation MQSKQPDLTRDKVLEAAFCEIHRSGFQAASIANILGSTGLTKGALYHHFPTKQALGLAVVDEVIRPRLESRYYIPLRESEKPLDTLLGFLETMAERADELVLLGCPLNNLMQEMSPIDAEFRGHLCAVMNAWREAMETALRRAQAQGDLRADVNCADTALFIFSAWEGCIGTAKNLQSHEALFVCSRQLQAYIRSLRAT comes from the coding sequence ATGCAATCCAAACAGCCCGACCTCACTCGCGACAAAGTCCTCGAAGCGGCATTCTGCGAAATCCACCGCAGCGGCTTCCAGGCGGCGAGTATCGCCAACATCCTGGGTAGCACCGGCCTGACCAAGGGCGCGCTGTACCATCATTTCCCCACTAAGCAGGCGCTGGGTCTGGCGGTGGTGGACGAGGTCATTCGGCCACGGCTGGAGTCGCGCTATTACATTCCCCTGCGGGAAAGCGAGAAACCGCTCGATACCCTGCTGGGGTTCCTGGAGACCATGGCGGAACGCGCCGATGAACTGGTGCTGCTGGGCTGCCCGCTCAACAACTTGATGCAGGAAATGAGCCCCATCGACGCCGAGTTTCGCGGTCACCTGTGCGCTGTGATGAATGCCTGGCGCGAGGCGATGGAAACGGCCTTGCGGCGCGCTCAGGCGCAAGGAGATTTGCGCGCCGACGTAAACTGCGCGGATACCGCGCTATTCATTTTTTCCGCCTGGGAAGGTTGTATCGGCACGGCCAAAAACCTGCAATCCCATGAAGCGTTATTTGTGTGCAGCCGGCAACTGCAAGCTTATATCCGCAGCCTGCGCGCCACCTGA
- a CDS encoding carboxymuconolactone decarboxylase family protein — protein MPLIYTVSPAQAQGQVAEVYRQSAAILGHVPNAFQMYSASPALLETQWQQTAYFMLHPNLSFPLLALTRMLVSQDHQCDYCIDFNAAMLIERAGFTPEQIASTRRDAAAAPLDAREKAMLLFALKATRAPKEIGAADIDDLKALG, from the coding sequence ATGCCGTTGATCTACACCGTTTCACCCGCCCAGGCGCAAGGCCAGGTGGCCGAGGTTTACCGTCAAAGCGCGGCTATCCTGGGCCATGTTCCCAACGCCTTCCAGATGTACAGCGCGAGTCCCGCCCTGCTGGAAACCCAATGGCAGCAAACGGCTTATTTCATGCTCCATCCCAACCTGAGTTTCCCGTTGCTGGCGCTCACGCGCATGCTGGTGTCGCAGGATCACCAGTGCGATTACTGCATCGACTTCAACGCCGCCATGCTGATCGAACGCGCCGGCTTTACCCCGGAGCAGATCGCCTCCACCAGGCGCGACGCGGCGGCGGCGCCGCTCGACGCCAGGGAAAAGGCCATGCTGCTGTTCGCGCTCAAGGCCACGCGCGCCCCTAAAGAAATCGGCGCCGCCGATATCGACGACCTGAAAGCGCTCGGCTAG
- a CDS encoding nitroreductase family protein, with the protein MNVSLAIEQRRAVKAYDRDHRMSEAEKERLFSLAMLSPTAFNIQNWRFVVLDDPELRKQVRAAAWDQAQVTDASLLVVLTADLKAWEKEPARYWKDAPEPVRDYLVPAIDQYYRGREQVQRDEAMRSCGIAAMNLMLAAKEMGYDSCPMDGFDFDEVGRLINLPPDHVIAMFVAIGKGTREPYPRGGQLPMSEVVIRDRF; encoded by the coding sequence ATGAACGTCAGTCTGGCAATCGAACAACGGCGTGCCGTCAAGGCTTACGACCGCGACCACCGCATGAGCGAGGCGGAGAAGGAAAGACTCTTCTCCCTCGCCATGCTTTCTCCTACCGCCTTCAATATCCAGAACTGGCGCTTCGTGGTGCTGGACGATCCCGAGCTGCGCAAGCAGGTCCGCGCCGCGGCGTGGGACCAGGCGCAGGTGACGGACGCTTCATTGCTGGTGGTGCTCACCGCCGACCTCAAGGCCTGGGAAAAGGAGCCTGCGCGTTACTGGAAGGATGCGCCCGAGCCGGTGCGCGACTACCTGGTGCCGGCGATCGACCAGTATTACCGCGGCCGCGAGCAGGTGCAGCGCGACGAGGCCATGCGCTCCTGCGGCATCGCGGCGATGAACCTGATGCTGGCGGCGAAGGAAATGGGCTACGACTCCTGCCCCATGGACGGCTTCGATTTCGACGAGGTGGGCAGGCTGATCAACCTGCCGCCAGACCATGTGATCGCCATGTTCGTGGCGATCGGCAAAGGCACCAGGGAGCCTTACCCGCGCGGCGGGCAACTGCCCATGAGCGAAGTGGTGATTCGCGACCGTTTTTGA
- the folE gene encoding GTP cyclohydrolase I FolE — protein sequence MSECCDHDSFAFPPQGGIGIPRAGQFDGVAFEKAVSDLLLACGVSPDSTHTGKTAKRVRDLWEKRLLGGYDLDPATVLGDGFEDAREDMVVVRGIAVHGVCPHHLVPFRGVAHVAYIPGGRLHGFGRIARLVDAIGHRFTYQEWMTRDIAEALVSYGHAKGAACVIEAEQLCLLLGEDRRGDERVYTQAFTGCFRDSDQLRMEFLRAVQGPLR from the coding sequence ATGTCCGAATGCTGCGATCACGACAGTTTCGCCTTCCCGCCCCAGGGCGGCATCGGCATCCCGCGCGCCGGACAGTTCGACGGCGTGGCGTTCGAGAAAGCGGTGAGCGACCTGCTGCTGGCGTGTGGCGTATCCCCGGATTCGACGCATACCGGCAAGACCGCCAAGCGGGTGCGCGATCTGTGGGAAAAGCGCTTGCTGGGCGGTTACGACCTCGATCCTGCGACGGTGCTGGGCGACGGCTTCGAAGACGCCCGCGAAGACATGGTGGTGGTGCGCGGCATCGCGGTGCACGGGGTGTGTCCGCATCATCTCGTGCCGTTTCGCGGCGTGGCGCACGTGGCCTACATCCCCGGCGGGCGCCTGCACGGCTTCGGGCGCATCGCCCGCCTGGTGGACGCCATCGGCCACCGCTTCACGTATCAGGAATGGATGACGCGCGACATCGCGGAAGCGCTGGTGAGCTACGGCCATGCCAAGGGCGCAGCGTGCGTGATCGAGGCGGAGCAGTTATGTCTGTTGCTGGGAGAGGACCGGCGCGGGGATGAGCGTGTTTATACCCAGGCATTCACCGGCTGTTTTCGCGACAGCGACCAGTTGCGCATGGAGTTCCTGCGCGCGGTTCAGGGGCCGTTGCGGTAG
- a CDS encoding Fur family transcriptional regulator, whose amino-acid sequence MADLLRQHGINPTHQRIEIAFALFSHQEHLCADQVMAIVNAKHSETSKATVYNTLNLFQEKKMIREVIVDPSKVFYDPNTHLHHHFYNVATGELTDIDVDDIGLTGLPQLPPGLVTEGVDIIVRVRPTA is encoded by the coding sequence ATGGCCGACCTGCTCCGGCAGCACGGCATCAACCCCACCCACCAGCGCATCGAGATCGCTTTCGCCCTGTTCTCGCACCAGGAGCATCTGTGCGCCGATCAGGTGATGGCCATCGTCAATGCCAAGCACAGCGAAACATCGAAAGCCACGGTATACAACACGCTCAACCTGTTCCAGGAAAAAAAGATGATCCGCGAAGTGATCGTGGATCCAAGCAAGGTGTTCTACGACCCCAACACCCACCTCCACCACCATTTCTACAATGTCGCAACCGGCGAACTAACCGACATAGACGTCGACGACATCGGACTCACCGGACTGCCCCAATTGCCGCCCGGCCTGGTCACCGAAGGCGTGGACATCATTGTCCGGGTGCGGCCGACAGCCTGA
- the tpiA gene encoding triose-phosphate isomerase yields MREKLVAGNWKMHGSLAENKALLDALVPQLASLKGASCAVCVPYPYLFQAQQALQGANVAWGAQNLSQHEKGAFTGEVSASMLVDFGCKYALVGHSERRALYGEDDATVAAKFVAAQKAGLTPILCVGETLAEREGNITEQVVARQLDAVLAVAGVAGLAKSVVAYEPVWAIGTGKTASPEQAQAVHAFIRAKVAEASADVAAGLVIQYGGSVKAANAAQLFSMPDIDGGLIGGAALSAEEFVAICRAAQ; encoded by the coding sequence ATGCGCGAAAAACTGGTCGCGGGAAACTGGAAAATGCACGGCAGCCTCGCCGAGAACAAGGCGTTGCTGGATGCGTTGGTGCCTCAGTTGGCGAGCCTGAAGGGGGCGTCCTGCGCGGTGTGCGTGCCATACCCTTACTTGTTCCAGGCGCAGCAAGCCTTGCAGGGCGCGAATGTGGCCTGGGGTGCGCAGAATCTGAGTCAGCACGAGAAAGGCGCGTTTACCGGCGAGGTTTCCGCCTCGATGCTGGTGGATTTCGGCTGCAAATACGCGCTTGTCGGACACTCCGAACGTCGTGCCCTGTACGGCGAGGATGATGCAACGGTAGCGGCGAAATTCGTTGCGGCACAGAAAGCCGGCCTGACCCCGATTCTATGCGTGGGTGAAACTCTGGCAGAGCGCGAAGGCAATATCACCGAGCAGGTTGTTGCGCGCCAGTTGGACGCTGTACTGGCAGTTGCCGGTGTGGCAGGACTGGCAAAAAGCGTCGTGGCCTATGAGCCGGTGTGGGCGATCGGTACGGGCAAAACAGCTTCCCCGGAGCAGGCCCAGGCAGTGCATGCGTTCATTCGTGCCAAGGTCGCCGAGGCGAGTGCGGACGTTGCTGCGGGTCTGGTTATTCAGTATGGGGGTAGCGTAAAAGCCGCGAATGCGGCACAATTGTTCTCTATGCCGGATATCGATGGTGGCTTGATCGGCGGCGCTGCCCTCAGTGCCGAAGAGTTTGTGGCGATTTGCCGCGCCGCCCAATAG
- the secG gene encoding preprotein translocase subunit SecG, producing the protein METVVWIIHVLAALSVVGLVLMQHGKGADMGAAFGSGASGSLFGSSGSANFLSRATGILATVFFITSLTLAYFSGTKTKSAGLMESQKQVLPATQPAAPVNPLGVPASKAKDVPN; encoded by the coding sequence ATGGAAACAGTAGTCTGGATTATTCATGTGCTGGCTGCGCTTAGCGTTGTCGGCCTGGTTCTGATGCAGCATGGCAAAGGCGCCGACATGGGCGCGGCTTTTGGTAGTGGCGCGTCGGGTAGCCTGTTCGGTTCGTCGGGTTCGGCCAATTTTCTGAGTCGTGCCACGGGGATTCTGGCGACGGTGTTTTTCATCACCAGCCTGACCCTGGCGTATTTTTCCGGCACCAAGACAAAATCGGCAGGCTTGATGGAAAGCCAGAAGCAGGTGTTGCCGGCAACGCAGCCTGCTGCACCCGTAAATCCTCTGGGTGTGCCGGCTTCGAAAGCCAAGGATGTTCCGAACTAA
- a CDS encoding NADH-quinone oxidoreductase subunit A — protein sequence MLENYFPILVFIAVGLMVGVGPMVAGFVLAPHRPDTEKLSPYECGFEAFEDARMKFDVRYYLIAILFILFDLEIAFLFPWAVVLGEIGMFGYVAMVIFLAILVVGFVYEWKKGALEWE from the coding sequence ATGTTGGAAAACTATTTTCCAATCTTGGTGTTCATAGCAGTTGGCCTCATGGTTGGCGTGGGGCCGATGGTGGCCGGTTTCGTGCTCGCCCCACACCGTCCCGACACGGAAAAACTCTCTCCTTACGAGTGCGGGTTTGAGGCGTTCGAAGATGCACGTATGAAATTTGACGTGCGCTACTATCTCATCGCCATTCTCTTTATCCTTTTTGACCTGGAAATTGCCTTTCTTTTCCCTTGGGCCGTGGTGCTCGGTGAGATAGGCATGTTCGGCTATGTCGCAATGGTGATATTCCTCGCCATCCTGGTCGTCGGTTTCGTATACGAATGGAAGAAGGGGGCCTTGGAGTGGGAATAG
- a CDS encoding NuoB/complex I 20 kDa subunit family protein, whose translation MGIEGVFEKGFITTTVDTVINYTRTGSLWPMTFGLACCAVEMMQAGASRYDLDRFGIVFRPSPRQSDVMIVAGTLTNKMAPALRKVYDQMAEPRWVVSMGSCANGGGYYHYSYSVVRGCDRIVPVDVYVPGCPPTAEALLYGLIQLQNKIKRTNTIAR comes from the coding sequence GTGGGAATAGAAGGCGTCTTCGAGAAGGGCTTCATCACGACGACCGTCGATACGGTCATCAACTACACCCGCACCGGTTCCTTGTGGCCCATGACTTTCGGCCTGGCTTGCTGTGCGGTGGAAATGATGCAGGCGGGCGCTTCCCGTTACGACCTCGATCGTTTCGGCATCGTCTTCCGCCCCAGTCCGCGCCAATCCGATGTGATGATCGTGGCCGGGACGCTGACCAACAAAATGGCACCGGCCTTGCGCAAGGTTTACGACCAGATGGCAGAACCGCGCTGGGTCGTTTCCATGGGTTCCTGCGCCAACGGCGGCGGCTATTACCACTATTCATATTCGGTGGTGCGAGGCTGCGACCGCATCGTTCCGGTAGATGTTTACGTTCCGGGATGCCCACCAACGGCGGAAGCGCTGCTGTATGGCCTGATCCAGTTGCAGAACAAGATCAAGCGTACCAACACCATTGCCCGCTAG
- a CDS encoding NADH-quinone oxidoreductase subunit C, protein MNAFLQGLTNSLNNALSGKTFVLSERLDELTLVVPDADWVAVAQILRDHPELHFEQLSDACGMDYSSYGDGSWQGRRFAAVYHLLSVSLNQRLRVRVFAPDDEFPVVHSVTQVWPGADWYEREAFDLYGIVFEGHNDLRRILTDYGFIGHPFRKDFPLSGNVEMRYDPDQRRVIYQPVTIDERELVPRTIREDSYSA, encoded by the coding sequence ATGAATGCTTTTCTCCAAGGTCTTACCAACTCGCTGAATAATGCGCTGAGCGGAAAAACCTTCGTCCTCAGCGAGCGTCTCGACGAGCTGACGCTGGTAGTGCCGGATGCCGACTGGGTGGCGGTGGCTCAAATTCTGCGCGATCACCCGGAATTGCACTTCGAGCAGTTGTCGGACGCCTGTGGTATGGATTACAGCAGTTATGGCGATGGATCATGGCAGGGCCGGCGTTTCGCCGCGGTTTACCACCTACTGTCGGTCAGTCTCAATCAGCGTTTGCGGGTGCGGGTTTTCGCCCCGGATGACGAGTTCCCGGTCGTGCATTCCGTTACGCAGGTCTGGCCCGGAGCAGATTGGTACGAGCGCGAAGCATTCGATCTTTATGGCATCGTGTTCGAAGGCCACAACGACCTGCGCCGCATCCTGACCGACTACGGCTTTATTGGTCACCCGTTCAGGAAGGACTTCCCCCTTTCCGGTAACGTGGAAATGCGCTATGACCCGGACCAGCGCCGCGTGATTTACCAGCCCGTCACCATTGACGAGCGTGAACTGGTGCCGCGCACCATCCGCGAGGACAGTTACAGTGCCTGA
- a CDS encoding NADH-quinone oxidoreductase subunit D, whose amino-acid sequence MPEIRNYTLNFGPQHPAAHGVLRMVLELDGEVVMRADPHIGLLHRGTEKLAEYKTFLQSVPYMDRLDYVSMMCNEHAYVMAIEKLLQLEVPIRAQYIRVMFDEITRILNHLLWIGAHALDVGAMTMFLYAFREREDLMDCYEAVSGARLHAAYYRPGGVYRDLPDSMPQYQTAKMPRHSESDIKFMNENRHGSMLDFIEDFTQRFPTYVDEYETLLTDNRIWKQRTVDIGIITPERALAKGLTGPMLRGSGLAWDIRKQQPYEVYDRMDFDIPVGTNGDCYDRYLVRMEEMRQSNRIMKQCVDWLRKNPGPVITDNHKVAPPNREAMKSNMEELIHHFKLFSEGMHVPAGEAYCAIEHPKGEFGIYLVSDGANKPYRLKIRAPGFAHMQAMDEMARGHMIADVVALMGTMDIVFGEIDR is encoded by the coding sequence GTGCCTGAAATCAGAAATTACACCCTTAATTTCGGACCCCAGCATCCGGCCGCCCACGGCGTGTTGCGCATGGTGCTGGAACTGGACGGCGAAGTCGTGATGCGCGCCGACCCGCATATTGGCCTGCTGCACCGCGGCACGGAAAAACTTGCTGAGTACAAGACCTTTCTCCAGTCGGTCCCCTATATGGATCGTCTGGATTACGTGTCCATGATGTGCAATGAGCACGCCTACGTGATGGCGATCGAAAAGCTGCTCCAGCTCGAAGTGCCGATCCGGGCGCAGTACATCCGCGTCATGTTCGACGAAATCACCCGCATCCTCAACCATTTGTTGTGGATCGGCGCCCATGCGCTGGACGTCGGCGCGATGACCATGTTCCTCTATGCCTTCCGCGAGCGTGAAGACCTGATGGATTGTTACGAGGCGGTATCCGGCGCGCGTCTGCACGCCGCTTACTATCGCCCGGGCGGCGTTTACCGCGATCTCCCGGACAGCATGCCGCAGTATCAGACAGCCAAGATGCCGCGTCATAGCGAAAGCGACATCAAATTCATGAATGAAAACCGGCATGGTTCGATGCTGGACTTCATTGAAGACTTCACCCAGCGTTTTCCGACCTACGTCGATGAATATGAGACGCTGCTCACGGATAACCGCATCTGGAAGCAACGCACAGTCGATATCGGCATCATCACGCCCGAGCGCGCATTGGCCAAGGGGCTGACCGGCCCGATGCTGCGCGGCTCCGGTCTGGCATGGGACATCCGCAAGCAGCAGCCTTATGAAGTGTACGACCGCATGGACTTCGACATCCCGGTGGGCACCAATGGCGACTGCTACGACCGTTACCTGGTGCGCATGGAAGAAATGCGCCAGTCGAACCGCATCATGAAGCAATGCGTGGATTGGCTGCGCAAGAATCCCGGTCCGGTGATTACGGACAATCACAAGGTGGCGCCGCCCAATCGCGAAGCAATGAAGTCCAACATGGAAGAATTGATCCATCACTTCAAGCTGTTCAGCGAAGGTATGCATGTTCCCGCGGGCGAGGCTTACTGCGCCATCGAGCATCCCAAGGGGGAATTCGGCATCTATCTGGTTTCCGATGGCGCCAATAAGCCATACCGCCTGAAAATACGCGCACCAGGCTTTGCGCACATGCAGGCCATGGATGAAATGGCACGCGGCCACATGATTGCCGACGTGGTGGCGCTGATGGGCACGATGGACATCGTATTTGGGGAGATCGACCGATAA